The genomic segment TTTGTGCAGAATCACAATGAGGTCCTCTTTGTTCTTACTGTACCTCACAGTCCTTTGTGCACTGCACTAACTGAACTCCAGCTGGTGAGAAGAGCCACAGAAGATTGGATGTGATATCCggaatgacctttgaccccactCCTATAGCACAGCAGCAGTCTGTCTACTCTTTGAGGTGGACAGAGtgtgtcagctgtgtgtgtgagggagaaaaGTAAAACAGACTGACAGATTGTGTGCACGCCTGTGTGTATGTCCACCGTTCACACGCTCTAAGGTGCTGGGAGCATAGGCAGGCTGGGCGTTTCTATCCGTCCACCGTCTAAGCATCTGTCTGCTTATCTGTCAATCTGTTATATGGATTCTTCTCTGCTAATACATAGACACAAACATTATAGTGCATATGAGCACATGTGGAGTGGCTCACACACCTCCTGTCAAACTACATTGCTGCTACTTCATCAGACATACTGCACATGCAAATTACACACAGCCTGTACATAACGATCACATGATAATTATGCACTCAGCCATGTATAGGTTAAAACACAGTATCCAGGCTGTCATAATCCCTCAACAGTTACACAAGCCAGCACATGCTTCATTATAATGGCAAATTTTATAGAGTGATGGGAGCttaacatttgtgtgtgtatgtgtgtgtgtgtgcgtgcgtgcatttTGTCGCTTTCTCGTCATGTGTAGGGCCAGACAGTGCTACAGGGTTCTACACTTACTTCCACTTCATTGAGCCCCTTCCCCCTCAATACTGTACATAATGTACATGCAAACAAGTCCACCTCATGGCCATTTCCTCAGACACAAAGGAATATAGATGAGCATTGTTTCATGATATActtttaaagggtcagttcacccaaatcacaaaaatatttatatgCAGTACATTCACACTAAATACACTATGATATACATCTCAGCATCAACATCATCAGTAACATGCAGGAATAATGTCTCATTGTCTAGGATGATACAAAGACCTCCCTGAACACTCGGCATAGCTAGAtacattttctttgtcatttagGTGAAATAATCCTATAATAAATGAAAGCTAGGGAAGCagcaaaaatgattttaaaaggttttatttttcttctgttgcTTGTTTAAAGCggttttctcattttcattttaaagtataAAGGGATTCCACTTAAACATTAAATTCAAGTTCAAAAAAAGTTCTGATACGATATATAAATTCTTCTTTCAACTTCAAATGACAGCTATAACAACTGAAGACGACTGAGGAATTTTGACTTAAAGGCATGCTGGTTACTTAAATGTAAATGCTGATTAAAGTGTGTTCCAGCCTCtctgtaaaaatgtattcaagcATGAATGAAAAACTTCTCTCACTCATAAGAAAAAGCACTTCAAGCATTGTAAGCAGGCGCTGTAGAGATTTAATCAACCTGTTCAGCTGCATCAGATATTCAGGTAGAAAATATAACTACACCTTATATCAGGCATATAaccttaaaaacatttataaaagcaaAGAGAATACATCATTTTAGGCTGAATGCTCTTTATAATCTATGTCAGAAGTGCAGCTGCAGTCTTTTAGTGCAGAAACTGAGATTGGAGAATGATCTTCATCAGAAGCTCCATTTATATATCATTTTCCACTATTGGGCTGTGCTGCGTGAGATACTTTGCTCCTCCCTCCACCTGTCATatccagtcagtcagtgagtgcatccccccatcccccccTTTATCTCCTGTACTCATCCCCGCAGTCCCCAATGACTGCTATGAGTTCCCTAGAGCGGTGTGTCACTGCTTCGATGGCGGCGAGATCTTCCGCTGTGAGCTTCAGGTCAGGGCTGCAGCTACGTAGACTGTCGCTGATGTGCTGACCCGCCCCTGCGACACCTAGCCGACAGCCCACGATGACCCCGCCCACTGCAGGGCGGTCCAGCACGAAACGCGTTGCCACACTGGCCACCGAGCAATCGTGTCTCTTGGCAATTGTGTCCAAGGTGACAAGGAGGTACTGGAAAAGTCTCCAGCCACCCCAAGTGTCGATAATGTTCTTGTACTTAGAGAGGGAGGCGGTGTAAAGCTCCGCCCTGGTGTTAGGCTCAGCCTTCCCCAGATAACGCTCTGTGAGCAGACCTCCAGCTgcgagagatggaggagagagttAAATGAGACGGGGCAGATGGAAAGAGGGCAAGAGGGGAAATatgggatggaggaggaggaggaggcggaggcggCAGGGATAaaaggatggagaaagagaaCAGTTAAaatggaggacagagaggacgaAAAAAAGTGATGTAAGTGAAGGTAAAGAGAAAACAAGTAAAGGGAGAGAAGTggtgaggagaaaaaagagggcAGAGAGGGAGACCGTTGAGGTTAGCAGGACgatgagatggagggaggagaaggttGATATAAAAGGAGATGATGGCGAAAAGATGAGAGGGGGAGGgcagatgagagaggagaggatgtgtCGTCATGTCGGCTGACTCCATCTTAGAAGCCCACCATTTTACATCTTTACATCACGATGGTAAATGTACTACTTACTTCATAAAAAAATGAAGCTTTCCTTTGTGTAAGTGGAGTAACATTCATGTATAAGTAATGACTGTAATTCATGTGAAGTGTTGTGTCTCACCCAGAGTGCCGTAAGTGAGCAGCTGAATGTTGTTATCCAGACAGAACTGCTCCATCTTTGCTACCGGACGCTGATCAATCAGAGAGTACTGAACCTGCCAGATGGACACATTAAATATgttgttaacacacacacaaagagagatgaagagagaaatCATGAGTGTGATGGAGCAGTGTGAGCAGGAATGTAGAGGGAAGTGTTACCTGGTTGCTGGAGATGCGGATGCCTTTGTTGGTGATCTCCTCCAGTCTCTGCGTATCAAAGTTAGTGAGGGAGAGTTCccctgaaaacagaaaacaagactCATCAGTTGGTGCCCTGATGTCTTCTCAGAATGAAAATAAAGGTACTGGATCACAGGAGAGCATCATGTCCTACTTTGACACTTCAGACAAACTGTACACCATTCAGAAAATGATCACATACAACTATAAACATGCGTCATTATATATGTGGACTGAATTCTTCTAGAGTATGATAATCAGGATGAAAAATAATCCAATAATGATATACTGGTCAATAtacttttcaaatacatttcatgCCTTTATTGAACAGAGAGAATtgagagagatgacaggaaataatGGTTGAGAATAAGGGAATGACATGTAATAAAGATTCTACCAGAATCAAACTACTGACATTGTGGTTGTGTTATGTGTTTTGACCAGTAGGCTACAAGGGAGCACGCAACTAAAGTTTTTCACACAGCCATTTAGGCAAGAATCTCtgattataatttaaaatgttatagaTGAACCAAAAACTTAAGCAGAAAATAAACAGTGATGATTTAACTTACTGATTAATGAACTTCTTGtatttcaatttcttttttcatatatCTGAATAGCCTGATACTACTGATATGTCTGTAATAAGTCAACACACTGCTAATGTATCTGTGTCAGTGAGCTGAGCTGTTTATTCATCAGTCTTATGATGTTTATCTATACATGTGTATCACAATGTACGTACGTATGAGACCCTCCTGCTGCAGGTCAGACAGGTGTCCCAGTGCGTCCAGGTATCTCTTGTCTCTGTAGTCCCACCAGTGGAACTGAACACAGTCCAGACTGTCCACCTGCATACGGGCCATGGAGTACTGCAGTGCCTTCTCCACTacctgcacagacacacacctcaGACCCTGTCTCATCTTTCAACAATAAAACTAACTGtgaatctttaaaaacaaaaaagaaaaggtctCTAACTGCACACATCAGCTCAAAAACAACCTGCCTGACAGTGTGTTGAACTGTGATTCTGACAAAccaaattatttaataaaaaaaaagaagttgctTGAGTCTGTTTGCACTAATAAATGATCAATGTAATTTACTACTggattaaacacaaatattatgaACTGTGAGCAATTACAACATATTGATACTTCAGAATATTCatactgtagtgtagtgtgaAGGTTTAAGATCTCAAACAAAGAGCTCAAATCTCCAGAGATGAAATGTAGCATTTCATTGTAGACCAGTGTTTCTTTATAAAGAGATGCACTGCTCTCTAGTGGATAACACCATCCTCACTGTTAAAAACATGGCAGACTGAGTGTGAGTGTCACTCCCGTTTGTCAGCTGCTCACCTTGCGGTCCATTGGTCCTGGTCTTGGCACATATTTAGTCAGACCCTGCAAAGCTGGCATGGCTCTCTGAGATGACTTGGATTTCAGCTACAGATCAGACAAACAGTCGTAAACACTACAAAGCACTTGAATTAAGCACTTACAGTACTATCCATTATTACCACATTCAATATCttgcaaataattaaaaaaaaatattgcaccACAATTTGTTTTGTACTGCAGCTAAAAATACTATGATGCTAATTATTTACAAGGATGCAGGAGTTAAGAGGTGttgattattttactgtaacgGTGACAAAGAGTCAAGAAAGCAcatgtaatgaaataaatagaGGGAAAAGTGAAAAGATGGTTTGGTGAGAGAAGAGCTCTCTGATTCTCAGCACATTATTCCAGGTGAACGGCCGAGACCACAGTCGATACCATTAGACTGTCACAACACATCAGCCACAAAGACTCTGATCTGAGCCCCACTAGGacccccgtgtgtgtgtgtatgtgtgtgtatgcgtgatAGTGTACTGTGTGAGCAtttcttaatgtgtgtgttgagtatCTGCAGCTCTGTGGAGAAAACGGACACTAACAACTGGATAGAAAATCAATATCCAGGCAGGACTTTGCTCACAGTAATATACAGTGTGAATGACAACTATATACAACTATATCACAGTTACCTCAATAAAACTGTATTAAGTAAGATTGCATGTTCTAAATATGGT from the Scomber japonicus isolate fScoJap1 chromosome 4, fScoJap1.pri, whole genome shotgun sequence genome contains:
- the LOC128357548 gene encoding uncharacterized oxidoreductase YccK-like, with product MSTVPKVKLSGGLEICRVLNGMWQVSGAHGPVDKAAAVDAMQTYVDAGLTTFDMADIYGPAEEIFGQFNSQLKSKSSQRAMPALQGLTKYVPRPGPMDRKVVEKALQYSMARMQVDSLDCVQFHWWDYRDKRYLDALGHLSDLQQEGLIRELSLTNFDTQRLEEITNKGIRISSNQVQYSLIDQRPVAKMEQFCLDNNIQLLTYGTLAGGLLTERYLGKAEPNTRAELYTASLSKYKNIIDTWGGWRLFQYLLVTLDTIAKRHDCSVASVATRFVLDRPAVGGVIVGCRLGVAGAGQHISDSLRSCSPDLKLTAEDLAAIEAVTHRSRELIAVIGDCGDEYRR